The Methanothermobacter tenebrarum genome has a window encoding:
- the mcrB gene encoding coenzyme-B sulfoethylthiotransferase subunit beta, protein MAKFEDKVDLYDDRGNLVEEDVPVEALSPLWNPAIRRIVQGIKRTVAVNLEGIENALKTAKVAGPGCRIPGREMDLDILGNAEAIAESAKEMIQVSEDDDTTVELLHGGKRALVQVPSTRFEAAAEYSVAPLVTASAFVQAIIKELDVSMYDANMVKAAVLGRYPQSVEYLGGNIATMLDIPQKLEGPGYALRNILVNHIVAATLKNTMQAAALSSILEQTAMFEMGDAVGAFERLHLLGLAYQGMNADNLVYDLVKENGKEGTVGTVVASVVERALEDGVIKVEKELDGFKVYGTDDIPLWNAYAAAGQMAATMVNQGAARAAQGVSSTLLYYNDLIEFETGLPSVDFGRVEGTAVGFSFFSHSIYGGGGPGIFNGNHIVTRHSKGFAIPCVAAAMALDSGTQMFSPEATSGLIKDVFSQVDEFREPLKFVVEAAAEIKDEI, encoded by the coding sequence ATGGCGAAGTTTGAGGATAAGGTCGACTTGTACGACGACAGAGGCAACCTCGTCGAAGAGGACGTGCCGGTAGAGGCCTTAAGTCCTCTCTGGAACCCAGCAATTCGAAGAATCGTACAAGGCATTAAAAGAACAGTAGCCGTCAACTTGGAAGGAATCGAAAACGCGCTGAAAACAGCAAAGGTAGCAGGACCTGGATGCAGAATACCAGGAAGAGAAATGGACCTTGACATCCTAGGAAATGCTGAGGCCATAGCAGAATCCGCAAAGGAGATGATACAAGTCTCCGAAGACGACGACACAACAGTAGAACTATTACATGGCGGAAAGAGAGCGCTCGTACAAGTACCAAGCACAAGATTCGAAGCTGCTGCAGAATACTCCGTAGCACCATTAGTAACAGCTAGCGCATTCGTACAAGCCATAATCAAAGAATTAGATGTTAGCATGTACGACGCCAACATGGTCAAAGCAGCAGTACTCGGAAGATACCCACAATCAGTCGAATACCTAGGAGGTAACATAGCCACAATGCTAGACATACCACAGAAACTCGAAGGCCCAGGATATGCCCTAAGGAACATTCTAGTCAACCACATCGTAGCAGCCACACTCAAGAACACAATGCAAGCAGCAGCACTATCATCAATCCTAGAACAGACAGCAATGTTCGAAATGGGTGACGCAGTAGGAGCATTTGAAAGATTGCACCTCCTTGGACTTGCATACCAGGGAATGAACGCAGACAATCTCGTATACGACCTAGTTAAAGAAAACGGAAAAGAAGGAACAGTAGGTACCGTAGTAGCCTCTGTTGTTGAAAGAGCACTCGAAGATGGTGTGATAAAAGTCGAGAAAGAATTAGATGGCTTCAAAGTATATGGAACAGATGACATACCACTATGGAACGCCTATGCTGCAGCCGGTCAAATGGCCGCTACAATGGTCAACCAAGGCGCAGCAAGGGCAGCACAAGGTGTATCATCAACACTACTATACTACAACGACCTAATCGAATTCGAAACAGGACTACCAAGCGTAGACTTCGGAAGAGTAGAAGGTACAGCAGTAGGATTCTCCTTCTTCAGCCACTCCATCTACGGTGGTGGTGGTCCAGGTATCTTCAACGGAAACCACATCGTCACAAGACACAGTAAAGGGTTCGCCATACCATGCGTCGCCGCTGCAATGGCACTAGACTCAGGAACCCAGATGTTCTCCCCAGAAGCAACATCCGGACTAATTAAAGACGTGTTCAGCCAAGTAGACGAGTTCCGAGAACCACTCAAATTCGTAGTGGAGGCTGCCGCCGAAATAAAAGATGAAATCTAG
- a CDS encoding cation diffusion facilitator family transporter, translating into MKFLKEGEKAAKYSTYANIFLMLIKGVVGLLSGSLALVADALHSLVDIFASASVFIGLRLSQRKPDEMFPYGYYRIETFASLIVSITIIITGFEIGMESFSYILNPSRLMLPFLALFVSMVSVFVSYFFAVYKKRIGKKIGSQALINDGRHSFLDVISSMVVFFGILLEYLGLRGFQGFAGILIAILIIYLGLKLARYDILVLLDACIDQKSLQILEETVLGVKGVKGIHDVKVRRSGPYLFAELHLELERGMPLKKIEEIISQVNDRVKEKIPAMDHLIIQPETLPKDYMLIAAPLEDNRGLESTISSHFGRANYFIIASVKDDKVQDFKIIENPGKDLEKKRGIKAAELLKDEEIDVLIIDHLSEGPAYVLSQHILGTTKPEGTSLGEIILNAYKKFR; encoded by the coding sequence ATGAAATTCCTCAAGGAGGGTGAGAAGGCTGCCAAATATTCTACCTATGCGAACATATTCCTAATGCTAATAAAGGGTGTTGTAGGCCTCTTATCGGGTAGTTTGGCGTTAGTAGCTGATGCTCTTCATTCACTTGTGGATATTTTTGCTTCTGCTTCTGTTTTCATAGGATTGAGGCTTTCGCAGAGAAAACCGGATGAAATGTTCCCTTATGGGTATTATAGGATTGAAACCTTCGCGTCATTAATCGTTTCCATAACGATTATAATAACCGGCTTTGAAATTGGTATGGAATCATTTTCATACATATTAAACCCATCAAGGCTTATGTTACCATTTCTGGCTTTATTTGTAAGTATGGTATCAGTTTTTGTCTCCTATTTTTTCGCTGTTTACAAGAAGAGGATAGGAAAGAAGATAGGCTCACAGGCACTTATAAATGATGGGAGGCACAGCTTCTTGGATGTAATATCATCTATGGTTGTGTTCTTTGGTATACTCCTTGAATATCTTGGTTTGAGAGGATTTCAAGGTTTTGCAGGGATCCTAATAGCGATTCTGATCATCTATCTAGGATTAAAACTTGCCAGATATGACATACTAGTCTTACTTGATGCTTGTATTGACCAGAAATCGCTTCAAATCTTAGAAGAGACTGTACTTGGAGTCAAAGGCGTGAAGGGCATCCATGATGTTAAGGTCAGACGATCGGGGCCTTATTTGTTCGCGGAACTCCACCTTGAACTTGAGAGGGGGATGCCTCTTAAAAAGATAGAGGAGATAATCTCACAAGTAAATGATAGGGTCAAGGAGAAAATTCCAGCGATGGATCATCTTATAATACAACCAGAAACCTTACCTAAGGATTATATGTTGATCGCAGCACCTTTGGAAGATAATAGAGGCTTAGAGTCGACTATCAGCTCACATTTTGGGAGGGCGAATTATTTCATCATAGCATCAGTAAAAGATGATAAAGTCCAAGATTTTAAAATAATAGAAAATCCTGGAAAGGACTTGGAAAAAAAGAGGGGCATAAAAGCTGCGGAGTTGCTAAAAGATGAGGAGATCGATGTGCTCATAATCGATCATTTGTCAGAGGGTCCGGCATATGTTTTATCACAGCATATACTTGGCACGACAAAACCAGAAGGAACATCATTAGGAGAAATAATATTAAACGCCTATAAAAAGTTTAGATAA
- a CDS encoding NifB/NifX family molybdenum-iron cluster-binding protein: protein MKICIPLLEDNGMDSRISDHFGKSPFLSFYDDKTSKLEIIKIAGKHAGGQQTIAEIVLNSDADILICSNIGPKAIDLLKGNIYILTGAAGNLRQVLQTFKMKNLRSQ from the coding sequence ATGAAGATATGTATACCACTCCTAGAAGATAATGGAATGGACTCAAGGATCTCAGATCATTTTGGGAAGAGTCCATTCCTATCATTTTATGATGATAAAACATCAAAACTTGAAATAATTAAAATAGCCGGGAAACATGCCGGCGGCCAACAGACAATAGCAGAAATAGTCCTAAATTCAGACGCAGACATCCTCATATGCTCAAACATAGGACCCAAAGCCATAGATTTACTCAAAGGAAATATATACATTTTAACAGGAGCTGCTGGCAATCTAAGACAGGTGCTCCAAACATTTAAGATGAAAAATCTCCGCAGCCAATGA
- a CDS encoding NifB/NifX family molybdenum-iron cluster-binding protein — protein MKIAVASSGDDIKSEASRFFGRAQFFIIAEIKNGKIEFFKSVANSATSESSGAGIKAAQLIANEGVDAIISTAIGPNAFELLNNLNIKIYKSTQGSVEENLKLFNQGKLQEVTSPATTRGRRGGRIL, from the coding sequence ATGAAAATAGCTGTAGCATCTTCTGGAGATGATATTAAATCAGAAGCCAGCCGCTTTTTTGGGCGTGCACAATTTTTCATCATAGCTGAAATAAAAAACGGGAAAATAGAATTTTTTAAGAGTGTGGCGAATTCAGCGACTTCGGAATCTAGCGGGGCCGGTATAAAAGCCGCTCAGCTAATCGCAAATGAAGGTGTGGATGCTATAATATCCACTGCTATCGGTCCAAACGCATTTGAACTTTTGAATAATCTAAATATAAAAATTTACAAATCAACCCAAGGATCTGTCGAAGAAAACCTAAAACTCTTCAACCAGGGAAAACTCCAAGAAGTGACATCTCCAGCCACCACACGTGGAAGAAGAGGTGGTAGAATCCTCTAA
- a CDS encoding 4Fe-4S binding protein: protein MGIKPLRVAITGGKGGTGKSTIACSLALSLAEKFKVLLVDADVECPDDHIILSVKREKIKEVTIPVPSFDHTRCLMCGKCSEACREHAIVHVHGHYPIFIEDRCNGCGACILTCPNNAIGTSEKVIGSVYEGFLNEKYPKRLRENFTLISGEAEVNLASTAAIVDATIKNSHDVDIIIIDTAAGVHCNVIHALIKSHIAFAITEPTPLGVHDLKLILKLLKKLGIDSNIVLNRAGIGDDNIIYNVSKESGIPVAAEIPYSETILRAYSKGKPFKIQGITDIMKVVESLMVLT, encoded by the coding sequence ATGGGCATAAAACCATTGAGGGTGGCTATAACCGGTGGAAAAGGCGGTACTGGGAAATCAACTATAGCATGTTCCCTTGCACTTTCCCTCGCAGAAAAATTCAAAGTTTTACTTGTAGACGCTGATGTTGAATGTCCAGATGACCATATAATCTTATCAGTAAAACGGGAAAAAATAAAGGAAGTCACGATTCCAGTACCATCATTTGATCATACAAGATGTCTCATGTGCGGTAAATGTTCTGAAGCATGCCGAGAACATGCAATAGTCCATGTTCATGGTCATTATCCTATTTTTATCGAGGACAGGTGTAATGGGTGCGGTGCTTGCATCCTAACGTGTCCAAATAACGCCATAGGAACCTCTGAAAAAGTCATCGGTTCAGTATATGAGGGCTTTTTAAATGAAAAATATCCAAAAAGACTTCGAGAAAATTTCACACTTATATCTGGAGAAGCAGAGGTTAATCTTGCATCTACTGCCGCTATAGTTGACGCGACAATAAAAAATTCTCATGATGTGGACATTATTATCATTGACACAGCAGCCGGTGTGCACTGTAACGTGATACACGCCCTTATAAAAAGTCATATCGCCTTCGCAATTACAGAACCAACACCATTAGGGGTCCATGACCTAAAATTAATCCTTAAATTGTTGAAAAAACTTGGCATAGACTCGAATATCGTTCTTAATCGTGCAGGGATAGGTGATGATAACATCATATACAATGTCTCCAAGGAATCTGGGATACCTGTAGCGGCTGAAATACCTTATTCTGAAACTATTCTCCGAGCCTATTCGAAGGGAAAACCATTTAAAATCCAAGGGATAACTGATATCATGAAAGTGGTTGAATCACTAATGGTGTTAACGTGA
- a CDS encoding Mrp/NBP35 family ATP-binding protein, protein MDEEHAQKLAIMKQDMEIANAMSNIKHKIVVMSGKGGVGKTTVTIKLAEAFKQEDYKVCILDADLHGPNVPKMMNIKKADITLTENKINPVTKAGIGVVSIEFFLPSEDSPIIWRGPRKTGAIRQLLADVNWDNIDILLVDNPPGTGDEPLTVLQSIPNIDGVIIITTPHDVSLHDVKKCINMVKELKIPIIGIIENMSYIQCPKCGEKLFVFGKNGGRLLAEEFGLSLLGRIPLDTSMGKSKETPTIDSSRISENIIKNIGIGGFK, encoded by the coding sequence ATGGATGAGGAACATGCTCAAAAATTAGCTATCATGAAACAGGATATGGAAATAGCAAATGCAATGTCCAATATAAAGCATAAAATTGTGGTGATGAGCGGAAAAGGCGGAGTAGGTAAAACCACAGTCACGATAAAACTTGCAGAAGCTTTCAAACAAGAAGATTACAAAGTATGCATTCTAGATGCAGATCTCCACGGCCCCAATGTTCCAAAGATGATGAATATTAAAAAAGCAGATATCACATTAACAGAAAACAAGATAAACCCCGTAACTAAGGCAGGTATCGGCGTCGTGTCAATAGAATTCTTCCTACCATCAGAAGATAGTCCCATAATATGGAGGGGGCCGAGAAAAACAGGCGCCATAAGACAATTACTTGCAGATGTTAACTGGGATAATATCGACATTTTACTCGTTGATAACCCACCAGGAACAGGTGACGAACCACTCACAGTTCTACAATCAATTCCAAATATTGATGGCGTGATTATCATCACAACACCCCATGATGTTTCACTCCATGATGTGAAAAAATGTATCAACATGGTTAAAGAATTAAAAATCCCTATCATAGGGATAATCGAGAACATGTCATATATCCAATGCCCTAAATGTGGCGAAAAACTCTTTGTTTTCGGCAAAAATGGTGGAAGACTCTTAGCTGAAGAATTCGGCCTCTCACTCCTAGGCAGAATACCATTAGACACAAGCATGGGAAAATCCAAGGAAACTCCCACAATAGACTCATCCAGGATATCTGAAAATATAATAAAAAACATAGGAATAGGAGGGTTTAAATGA
- a CDS encoding methyl-coenzyme M reductase glutamine C-methyltransferase — MKIVVITPEFYNYGSMIVAGILKDLGHDVTLQKDFKDPRADIVFISLHSTIHLIKYRREINQIKAFKVLGGPVSTNPQLIFRYLDIDLVVRGEAEDKIDKIIEYLEGKREKTSIPGVAFKEDDEIIATPSTQEDSIEHPLPLIPSDISKENIRGANVYIETHRGCVGNCTFCQVPCFFGRKVRSRSLKSIIEEVKEFMRKGARRIAISGGTGTLYGSRKFKNINEDAFIELLKKVSELTRPINLTIPDIRVDLVTDDILETIARYTNGWIYYGIESGSPKILKKMKKGISVDDVSEAVEMARKHGVKVAGSFIVGYPGEEEEDFQATLELADELMLDDYFVSIAEPIPGTALAEEVKKLPFHENPVYMDSIDGRFKSLAAERAFKFLLDSYVFRSIPVPVTDKLFKSIIDEVKSQEEHIRTVTAMIKGLI; from the coding sequence ATGAAAATAGTGGTTATAACACCCGAATTCTACAATTACGGTTCAATGATAGTCGCGGGAATCTTAAAAGATCTGGGACATGATGTAACACTACAGAAAGACTTTAAAGATCCCAGGGCGGATATTGTCTTTATAAGTTTGCATTCAACGATCCACCTTATCAAGTATAGAAGAGAGATCAACCAGATAAAAGCCTTCAAAGTGCTCGGAGGCCCAGTAAGCACAAATCCACAACTAATATTCAGGTACCTTGACATAGACCTTGTGGTCAGAGGGGAGGCAGAAGACAAAATAGACAAGATAATAGAATACTTAGAGGGTAAGCGGGAGAAAACATCCATCCCAGGTGTAGCGTTCAAAGAAGACGATGAAATAATAGCCACGCCCTCCACACAAGAAGATTCTATTGAACATCCATTACCCTTGATACCATCTGACATATCAAAGGAGAATATAAGAGGGGCTAACGTCTACATTGAAACCCACCGAGGATGCGTGGGTAACTGCACATTCTGCCAAGTACCTTGCTTCTTCGGCAGAAAAGTCAGGAGTAGGAGCCTGAAAAGCATAATAGAAGAAGTCAAGGAGTTCATGAGGAAAGGTGCGAGGAGAATAGCCATAAGTGGGGGTACAGGGACGCTTTATGGTAGCAGAAAATTTAAAAACATAAATGAAGATGCGTTCATAGAACTCCTAAAAAAAGTTAGTGAACTCACAAGACCCATAAACTTGACAATCCCTGATATAAGAGTAGATCTCGTAACCGATGACATCCTAGAGACCATAGCACGTTACACCAACGGCTGGATATACTATGGAATCGAATCAGGAAGCCCTAAAATCCTGAAGAAGATGAAAAAGGGTATAAGCGTTGATGACGTATCAGAGGCTGTTGAAATGGCGAGAAAGCATGGAGTGAAAGTCGCCGGATCTTTTATAGTGGGCTATCCAGGAGAAGAAGAGGAGGACTTCCAGGCCACACTCGAACTTGCAGATGAACTCATGCTAGACGATTATTTTGTGAGTATAGCCGAGCCAATACCAGGAACGGCCCTTGCAGAGGAAGTGAAAAAGCTTCCATTCCATGAGAATCCAGTTTACATGGACTCTATTGATGGTAGATTTAAGAGTCTCGCGGCAGAGAGAGCCTTCAAATTCCTTTTAGACTCCTATGTATTTAGGAGTATTCCAGTCCCAGTAACAGATAAGCTATTTAAATCCATCATCGACGAGGTTAAATCCCAAGAAGAGCATATTAGAACCGTAACGGCCATGATAAAAGGTCTTATCTAA
- a CDS encoding 4Fe-4S binding protein, translating to MIRHQNQKINKFLCEGCGACTYTCPSNAIKIRPVDTGEVCLSETNYGFSIVTGQLKLGEAGSGKIVDAVRRKASEICESEDMELILLDSAAGIGCPVISSVKGTDHVIIVVEPSIVALNDFRRALQLVRHFEISHSLVINKWDINEDITREIEDFAETMDIPVLGRIPYTVSFIEALVNLIPAVLYDYELEKSFNDIIDNLMGII from the coding sequence ATGATAAGACATCAAAACCAAAAAATTAACAAGTTCCTCTGTGAAGGATGTGGAGCATGCACATATACATGCCCTTCTAATGCCATAAAAATCCGTCCAGTAGATACGGGTGAAGTATGTTTATCAGAGACAAATTATGGCTTCAGTATTGTAACTGGCCAATTAAAGCTTGGTGAGGCAGGATCCGGGAAAATCGTGGATGCTGTGAGGAGAAAAGCCTCCGAAATCTGTGAATCAGAAGATATGGAGTTAATACTTTTAGATTCTGCTGCAGGCATCGGATGTCCAGTAATATCATCAGTAAAAGGAACAGATCATGTCATTATAGTAGTTGAACCTAGTATAGTTGCATTAAATGATTTTAGAAGGGCGCTTCAGCTTGTCAGACACTTTGAAATTTCACACAGTTTAGTGATCAATAAATGGGATATAAACGAGGATATTACTAGAGAGATTGAAGATTTTGCTGAAACAATGGATATCCCAGTGCTTGGGAGAATACCCTACACTGTCAGCTTTATAGAGGCGCTGGTTAATTTAATACCAGCAGTATTATATGACTATGAATTGGAAAAATCATTTAATGATATAATTGATAATCTCATGGGGATAATATGA
- the mcrD gene encoding methyl-coenzyme M reductase operon protein D has product MDIEIFPHRLLGADTTEKLLNDLEEIESIKRMVIQGQRLPPAEEGHPDRRMIKISGQEVELQVKPGRVLLEVEDESAIDDIKKVCEEHLPFGFEVHIGKFIRTQKTVTDELKYGELLDEIPDELIGLTDPNARLTERATIIKKKKEKREQ; this is encoded by the coding sequence ATGGACATTGAAATATTCCCACACAGACTCCTCGGGGCCGACACAACCGAGAAACTCCTTAACGACCTTGAAGAAATCGAAAGTATAAAGAGGATGGTCATACAAGGTCAGAGACTCCCCCCAGCAGAGGAGGGGCACCCTGACCGTCGAATGATCAAAATCAGCGGCCAGGAAGTCGAACTACAAGTGAAACCTGGTCGAGTACTATTAGAAGTCGAGGATGAAAGCGCAATCGATGATATAAAGAAAGTCTGTGAAGAACATTTACCATTCGGATTCGAAGTTCACATAGGAAAATTCATAAGAACCCAGAAAACAGTAACCGATGAACTAAAGTATGGAGAACTCCTTGATGAGATCCCAGATGAACTCATCGGTTTAACAGACCCAAACGCCAGGTTAACTGAAAGGGCCACAATAATAAAGAAGAAAAAGGAGAAAAGGGAGCAGTAG
- the mcrC gene encoding methyl-coenzyme M reductase I operon protein C, producing MIGKCTHVVDCRETMGMGEGGGIAQRGTFAQCGSEVLAVAMSPGRRHITKPVCEITFALREANIMTSTLVLNAGAGVPQDAPTAGAGSLFGLTDQEIEQMKRHKLLVVHLGGVKHHIIYKARLILRNVDRPCIVICEYPVDFEDFAKIGVKTRVVMPEEPKTKGTIVDIISGVIRGETCPQEKLDEIIRKVKLALGGA from the coding sequence ATGATCGGAAAGTGCACACATGTTGTTGACTGCCGAGAAACAATGGGTATGGGTGAAGGAGGTGGCATAGCCCAGAGAGGAACCTTCGCCCAATGTGGAAGTGAAGTCCTTGCAGTTGCAATGTCCCCTGGCAGACGCCACATAACAAAGCCAGTCTGTGAGATAACATTCGCACTCCGTGAAGCTAATATAATGACAAGCACACTAGTATTAAACGCAGGGGCGGGAGTGCCCCAAGATGCTCCGACAGCAGGTGCAGGAAGCTTATTCGGACTCACAGATCAAGAAATTGAACAAATGAAAAGACACAAACTCCTAGTAGTACACCTAGGAGGAGTGAAACATCACATAATCTACAAGGCTAGGCTCATACTAAGGAATGTAGATCGTCCTTGCATAGTAATATGCGAATATCCCGTCGACTTCGAGGACTTCGCGAAGATAGGTGTTAAAACGAGGGTTGTCATGCCAGAAGAACCCAAAACAAAGGGTACAATAGTTGATATAATCAGTGGGGTTATTAGAGGAGAAACATGCCCCCAAGAAAAGTTGGATGAGATCATTAGAAAGGTTAAGTTAGCATTAGGAGGTGCATGA
- a CDS encoding P-loop NTPase — MKEICILSGKGGAGKTSITASIAILLAKRKNIIVCDCDVDAPNLALLLGNHKKLYCEKISASEKAFILSERCKSHKKCLSACRFKAINWDDKTSKPKN; from the coding sequence GTGAAGGAGATATGCATCCTCTCAGGGAAAGGCGGCGCGGGAAAAACCAGTATAACAGCTTCAATCGCTATTTTACTCGCCAAGAGGAAAAATATTATCGTTTGTGATTGTGACGTGGATGCGCCAAACCTCGCACTTCTTCTCGGCAACCACAAGAAACTTTACTGTGAAAAGATAAGCGCCTCCGAAAAGGCATTCATTTTATCAGAGCGTTGCAAATCTCATAAAAAATGTTTAAGCGCTTGTAGGTTTAAAGCCATCAACTGGGATGATAAGACATCAAAACCAAAAAATTAA
- the mmp10 gene encoding methyl coenzyme M reductase-arginine methyltransferase Mmp10 (Mmp10 (methanogenesis marker protein 10) is a cobalamin-requiring radical SAM methyltransferase that creates the methylarginine modification to methyl coenzyme M reductase.) yields MQIMADVGGRPGIDCRGFCKYCYFKGVKDFPPLGCKNCPPNRVGCETCTLEVAERKNEFLPPFFVLSNVQTTLMMTQPQDKNLKINISGGGDVSCYPHLQELTEGLKNLGIPIHLGYTSGKGIDDPKIATRLINNGVDEVTFTVFSCNPKLRREWMRDKKPEASLEALKIFCETIEVHAAAVIIPGINDGNELLETCAKLEEWGAKALIMMRFANYGNQGIILGNDPILEGIEPHPIDEFEKLVRKIDKEFNLRVTGTPVCDPKNKTPFALADDKNKKYLEILPKIKAEATILTGKVAAPYIEKIIKNLGAQDLVNVYPTEKDIGCLITRKDLEKVDLSQIKETVIIPGRAFVHEKEAEKILTRDGTDRIIARGPDKLTVDGEMSGTLTKYDVIEREMEGFYELIQAINFFGVRRG; encoded by the coding sequence ATGCAAATCATGGCTGACGTCGGTGGCAGACCAGGAATAGACTGCAGAGGATTTTGCAAATACTGCTATTTTAAAGGTGTTAAAGACTTCCCACCATTAGGTTGCAAGAATTGCCCGCCAAACAGGGTCGGATGTGAAACATGCACCTTGGAAGTTGCCGAACGCAAAAACGAATTCTTACCACCATTCTTCGTCCTAAGTAATGTTCAAACAACCCTCATGATGACACAACCCCAAGACAAGAACCTAAAAATTAACATAAGTGGTGGCGGGGACGTGAGCTGTTACCCACACCTCCAAGAACTGACAGAGGGGCTTAAAAACCTTGGAATACCAATACACTTAGGTTATACAAGTGGAAAGGGCATAGACGACCCAAAAATCGCCACGAGACTAATCAACAACGGAGTAGATGAGGTCACGTTCACCGTATTTTCCTGCAACCCAAAACTTAGAAGAGAATGGATGAGAGACAAAAAACCAGAAGCATCCCTAGAAGCCTTGAAAATATTCTGCGAAACAATAGAAGTCCATGCAGCAGCAGTCATAATCCCAGGTATAAATGATGGAAATGAGCTGCTAGAAACATGCGCCAAATTAGAAGAATGGGGGGCTAAAGCCCTAATCATGATGAGATTCGCCAACTACGGAAACCAAGGGATCATACTAGGTAACGATCCAATACTCGAAGGAATAGAACCACACCCCATAGATGAATTCGAAAAACTGGTAAGAAAAATCGACAAAGAATTCAACCTAAGAGTCACAGGCACGCCAGTCTGCGACCCCAAAAACAAGACACCATTCGCCCTTGCAGATGACAAAAACAAAAAATACCTTGAAATACTCCCAAAGATAAAAGCAGAGGCCACAATACTCACAGGAAAAGTAGCAGCACCATACATAGAGAAAATAATAAAAAATCTTGGAGCCCAGGACCTCGTCAATGTTTACCCGACAGAAAAGGACATAGGATGCCTAATAACAAGAAAAGACCTGGAAAAAGTAGACCTCTCACAAATCAAAGAAACCGTCATAATACCCGGAAGAGCATTCGTACACGAAAAAGAAGCCGAAAAAATCCTAACACGTGACGGAACAGACAGAATAATAGCAAGAGGCCCTGACAAATTAACAGTAGATGGTGAAATGAGCGGAACCCTAACAAAATACGATGTCATCGAAAGGGAAATGGAAGGATTCTACGAGCTCATACAAGCCATAAATTTCTTCGGGGTAAGACGAGGATGA
- the mcrG gene encoding coenzyme-B sulfoethylthiotransferase subunit gamma, translating into MAQFYPGKTKIAENRRKFMNPEAELEKLREVSDEDVVWILGHRAPGEEYPSVHPPLEELDEPEDPIRELVEPLDGAKAGDRVRYIQFTDSMYNAPAQPYVRSRAYLWRYRGADAGTLSGRQIIETRERDLEKLSKELIETEFFDPARSGIRGKTVHGHSLRLDENGMMFDMLRRQVYNPDTGRVEAVKNQIGDELDEPVDLGEPLDEETLKEKTTIYRGDNIAYRDDEPVVEVTQRIHVLRSQAGFLPEEIK; encoded by the coding sequence ATGGCACAATTCTATCCCGGCAAAACCAAGATTGCCGAAAACAGAAGAAAATTCATGAACCCTGAAGCCGAATTAGAAAAATTGAGAGAAGTCTCAGATGAGGACGTGGTATGGATCCTAGGACACCGAGCACCTGGAGAAGAATACCCAAGCGTACACCCACCACTCGAAGAATTAGATGAACCAGAAGACCCAATAAGGGAACTTGTAGAACCACTAGACGGTGCCAAGGCAGGTGACAGGGTCAGATACATCCAATTCACAGACTCAATGTACAATGCACCAGCCCAACCATATGTAAGATCCAGAGCATACCTCTGGAGATACAGAGGGGCTGATGCAGGTACACTATCAGGACGACAAATTATCGAAACAAGAGAAAGAGACCTTGAAAAACTCTCCAAGGAACTTATCGAAACAGAATTCTTCGACCCCGCAAGAAGCGGTATAAGGGGTAAAACAGTACACGGACACTCACTAAGATTAGACGAAAACGGTATGATGTTCGACATGCTACGAAGACAAGTCTACAACCCAGACACAGGCAGAGTAGAAGCAGTTAAAAACCAGATCGGAGACGAACTAGACGAACCAGTAGACCTAGGAGAACCACTAGATGAGGAGACCCTAAAAGAGAAAACCACAATATACCGTGGAGACAACATAGCATATCGTGACGATGAACCCGTAGTAGAAGTAACCCAAAGAATCCACGTCCTAAGAAGCCAAGCAGGCTTCCTACCGGAAGAAATAAAATAG